A genomic region of Serratia fonticola contains the following coding sequences:
- the leuC gene encoding 3-isopropylmalate dehydratase large subunit yields the protein MSQETLYDKLVNSHIIRQLDDKGSVLLYIDRSILNEYTSPQAFSGLREANRKVWKPASILLNVDHVNPTRPERTLDMTDPGGELQVNYFRENSRDFAIALFDVMDKRQGIEHVVAHEQGLVMPGMVIAAGDSHTTTYGAFGALGFGIGTSEIEHLLATQTLVYKKLKTMRVTVQGQLPVFSAAKDIIMALIERIGADGATGYAIEFAGETIDSLSVEGRMTICNMAVEAGARGAFMAPDEKVFNYLQGTPRMPQGALWQQAVAHWQTLKSDDEAVFDREILLDCSELAPKITWGISPDQAGNITDRVPNPADEPSQAKRREVEMALRYMDLQPGTPFEQIAITHAFIGSCTNGRIEDLRAVASVLKGKRIAAHVRGMIVPGSTQVRERAEQEGLAKIFIDAGFEWRQSGCSMCLAMNEDILALGDRCASSTNRNFAGRQGAGARTHLMSPAMVAAAAVAGRLTDLRKFMQQGDDYGTF from the coding sequence ATGTCCCAAGAAACGCTTTACGACAAACTGGTTAATTCCCATATCATACGTCAGCTAGATGATAAAGGCAGCGTGCTGCTGTATATCGATAGGTCAATATTGAATGAATATACCAGCCCCCAGGCTTTCAGTGGGCTGCGGGAAGCGAACAGGAAGGTGTGGAAACCCGCATCCATTCTACTGAATGTCGATCATGTTAACCCCACGAGACCGGAAAGAACGCTGGACATGACCGATCCCGGCGGAGAATTACAGGTTAACTACTTCAGGGAAAATAGCCGTGACTTTGCGATTGCGCTATTCGACGTTATGGATAAACGCCAAGGGATTGAGCACGTTGTTGCTCATGAACAAGGGCTGGTGATGCCGGGTATGGTGATCGCCGCGGGGGATAGCCATACCACTACCTATGGTGCCTTTGGCGCATTGGGGTTTGGTATTGGTACCTCGGAGATCGAGCACCTGCTGGCGACCCAAACGCTGGTATATAAAAAGCTCAAAACCATGCGGGTTACCGTGCAGGGGCAGTTACCGGTGTTCAGCGCCGCTAAAGATATCATCATGGCGTTGATTGAACGGATCGGTGCGGATGGAGCCACCGGTTATGCCATTGAGTTTGCCGGTGAAACCATCGACAGCCTCAGCGTCGAAGGCCGCATGACCATCTGCAATATGGCAGTGGAAGCTGGAGCCAGGGGGGCATTTATGGCCCCGGATGAGAAAGTCTTCAACTATCTACAAGGTACACCGCGTATGCCGCAAGGCGCCTTGTGGCAACAGGCAGTTGCCCATTGGCAAACTTTAAAGAGCGACGATGAGGCAGTGTTTGATCGTGAGATCCTGCTCGATTGTAGTGAATTGGCGCCTAAGATCACCTGGGGGATCAGCCCCGATCAGGCAGGGAATATCACCGATCGGGTGCCTAATCCCGCCGATGAGCCCAGCCAAGCCAAGCGGCGCGAGGTGGAAATGGCGCTGCGCTATATGGATCTCCAGCCCGGCACGCCGTTTGAGCAGATTGCCATTACCCATGCCTTTATTGGCTCCTGTACCAATGGCCGCATCGAAGATCTGCGCGCCGTCGCCAGTGTGCTAAAAGGCAAAAGAATCGCTGCCCACGTGCGCGGGATGATTGTGCCAGGTTCTACCCAGGTCAGAGAGCGGGCCGAGCAGGAAGGACTGGCCAAAATCTTTATCGACGCCGGGTTTGAATGGCGTCAATCCGGTTGCTCGATGTGTCTGGCTATGAATGAAGATATTTTGGCTTTGGGCGATCGCTGTGCGTCCAGTACCAACCGAAATTTTGCTGGCCGCCAAGGGGCCGGAGCCAGAACGCATCTGATGAGCCCAGCGATGGTGGCTGCGGCGGCTGTCGCTGGCCGTTTGACCGATCTCCGTAAATTTATGCAGCAGGGGGATGATTATGGAACCTTTTAA
- a CDS encoding aldo/keto reductase, translated as MQQRKLGSNGPTVSALGLGCMGMSDFYSTDHDEHEAIATLHRALELGVTMLDTADMYGPHTNEQLIGKAIKGKRDRVFLATKFGIVRDPVDPHARGVSSKPEYIRRSVEGSLQRLGVETIDLYYQHRVDPTVPIEEVVGTMADLIKEGKIRHIGLSESSVATLERAQKVHPITALQTEYSLWSRDAEQGQLAACQRLGIGFVAYSPLGRGFLTGAIKRIEDLAADDFRRSNPRFQGDNFARNLALVEKVSELAKQKGVAPSQLALAWVLAQGEHIVPIPGTKRRRYLEENVAAADIKLSEQELAAIEAVFPLAGVAGERYTQVGMEFING; from the coding sequence ATGCAACAGCGTAAATTAGGTTCCAACGGTCCTACCGTCTCTGCTCTGGGTTTAGGTTGCATGGGGATGAGTGATTTCTACTCTACCGACCACGATGAACATGAAGCTATTGCTACGCTGCACCGGGCGCTGGAGCTGGGGGTGACTATGCTGGATACCGCAGACATGTATGGCCCGCACACGAATGAACAGCTGATTGGCAAGGCGATCAAAGGCAAGCGCGATCGGGTATTTCTGGCGACTAAATTCGGTATTGTTCGCGATCCGGTCGATCCCCATGCGCGGGGAGTGAGCAGCAAGCCGGAGTATATTCGCCGTTCGGTGGAAGGCAGTTTGCAGCGGCTGGGAGTGGAAACGATCGATCTTTACTACCAGCATCGTGTCGATCCCACGGTGCCGATCGAAGAGGTAGTCGGCACCATGGCGGATCTGATCAAAGAGGGCAAGATCCGCCATATCGGTCTGAGCGAGTCGTCCGTCGCCACGCTGGAGCGGGCGCAGAAGGTTCATCCAATAACGGCATTACAGACGGAGTATTCCCTGTGGAGCCGAGATGCGGAGCAGGGGCAACTTGCTGCCTGCCAGCGGCTGGGAATTGGTTTTGTCGCCTACAGCCCATTAGGGCGGGGATTTCTCACCGGGGCGATCAAACGGATTGAGGATTTGGCGGCAGATGATTTTCGCCGCAGCAACCCGCGTTTCCAGGGGGACAACTTTGCCCGCAACCTGGCTCTGGTAGAAAAAGTCAGTGAATTGGCCAAGCAGAAAGGCGTTGCGCCGTCACAACTGGCTCTGGCCTGGGTGCTGGCGCAGGGGGAACATATTGTGCCAATCCCGGGGACCAAGCGCCGACGCTATCTGGAAGAAAACGTGGCGGCGGCGGACATCAAGCTGAGTGAGCAGGAGCTGGCGGCGATTGAGGCGGTATTCCCACTGGCAGGCGTGGCCGGGGAGCGTTACACGCAGGTGGGGATGGAGTTTATTAACGGGTAA